A window from Kovacikia minuta CCNUW1 encodes these proteins:
- a CDS encoding protein phosphatase 2C domain-containing protein — MKGLFEIAAGSVIGKEHSRVGKNNQDAYCYRSLSAGVVAVVCDGCSSGTHSEVGAKLGAPIVADVICEQLTDSGSPALYAEAFWEQVRQSSLVQLDKLLNLLGGDRVCTVRDYLLFTVVGVVLAPTETVLFAIGDGVIALNDEVISLPSFLNNAPPYLSYGLISSAVAGLTSEDLKIQVHHRVPTRSVQSILIGTDGVQDAIAAANHPLPGKSESVGKISQFWEDDRYFKNPDCIRRRLTQMNHTITKPDWEARWIRQEGGLLPDDTTMVVIRRREKNEG, encoded by the coding sequence ATGAAAGGTTTATTTGAAATTGCAGCAGGTTCGGTGATCGGCAAAGAGCATTCACGGGTTGGCAAAAACAATCAGGATGCTTACTGCTACCGAAGTTTGTCTGCTGGTGTGGTGGCTGTTGTTTGCGATGGTTGTAGCAGCGGCACTCATAGTGAAGTGGGTGCTAAATTGGGTGCCCCGATTGTGGCTGATGTTATTTGTGAGCAATTAACAGACAGTGGTTCCCCTGCCCTTTATGCGGAAGCATTCTGGGAACAGGTACGCCAGAGTTCCCTGGTGCAACTGGATAAACTGCTAAACCTGTTGGGCGGCGATCGCGTCTGCACCGTTCGAGACTACCTGTTGTTTACCGTTGTCGGAGTTGTGCTGGCACCAACCGAAACCGTTCTATTTGCGATCGGAGATGGTGTGATTGCCCTGAATGATGAGGTCATTTCCCTACCCAGTTTCCTTAACAATGCGCCCCCTTACCTGAGCTATGGTTTGATTTCCTCGGCGGTGGCAGGGTTAACCTCGGAGGACTTAAAAATTCAAGTGCATCACCGGGTTCCAACCCGCTCTGTACAGTCCATTCTGATTGGTACGGATGGTGTGCAAGATGCGATCGCTGCTGCTAATCATCCCCTACCTGGAAAATCTGAATCGGTGGGTAAAATTTCTCAATTTTGGGAGGACGATCGCTATTTCAAAAATCCTGACTGCATCCGTCGCCGCCTGACTCAAATGAACCACACCATTACCAAACCCGACTGGGAAGCCCGATGGATACGGCAAGAAGGAGGGCTGCTGCCGGATGATACGACGATGGTGGTGATTAGAAGGAGGGAAAAGAATGAAGGATAA
- the folB gene encoding dihydroneopterin aldolase, with amino-acid sequence MDSIYLSGIRGYGYTGVLPEEQVLGQWFEVDLTLWLDLSIAGESDRLEDTLDYRGVIETVQSIIKKSKFALLERLATAIAQAILHPESPGALPIHQVRVCLTKPAAPIPDFGGKITIELTRGR; translated from the coding sequence GTGGACAGCATTTATTTGAGTGGAATTCGTGGTTATGGATACACAGGTGTTTTACCCGAAGAACAGGTGCTGGGGCAGTGGTTTGAGGTAGACCTGACCCTGTGGCTGGATCTTTCTATTGCTGGAGAAAGCGATCGCCTGGAAGACACCCTTGACTACCGGGGTGTGATTGAGACAGTCCAATCGATCATAAAAAAATCAAAGTTTGCCCTCCTGGAAAGACTGGCAACCGCGATCGCCCAAGCGATTTTGCATCCAGAGTCCCCTGGGGCTTTACCCATCCATCAGGTTCGTGTATGCCTGACCAAACCTGCTGCCCCGATTCCTGACTTTGGCGGCAAAATTACCATTGAGCTAACGCGAGGGAGGTAA
- a CDS encoding CHASE2 domain-containing protein, with protein sequence MLGILLNRRYRIIQVLGSGGFGQTYVAEDIQQPDNPKCVVKQFKPARQDQDFLHIARRLFSTEVATLRKLGSHDQIPSLVDDFEEDHEFYLVQEYVEGQPLSKELDSVQRLDEPGVMDLLRDVLHVLEFVHHNQVIHRDIKPGNLIRRQRDGKFVLIDFGAVKEIQTQMMGEPGETNLTIGIGTHGYGPSEQLMGKPRYNSDLYALGMTAIEALTGLQPYQLPTHPNTDEVLWQKRIKISPKLKTILSQMTRYHFNQRYQSAREVLEALEMPADAFLSQPTEMITEGLTDSTQLPPTMLAPPEYVPSRVPAAGERGEQFQPRALLASLVIGIASFTVTGLILGMRQLGWLQPLELATFDRMTQISPDPGPDPRLLVVGITDRDIQTQKQFPLSDRTVAQTLRVLKSYQPRVIGLDLLRDIPQEPGNAALRTELAAPNLVTITQMGSAQVPATPPPLGIPFNRVGFNDLVLDQDGVVRRNLMFADNQTTTLYSFSLRLALAYLAAEGMKPQPNRANPDVLQLGKGTFQPLDSHTGAYQAIDARGYQILLKYRSRTPARQVSLGDVLSGQVKPEWVKDKVVLIGTTAVSGKDLSFTPFSSAEQETPRIAGVLIHANSVSQILEAAFNGRSLFWYWSDWAEAVWIAGWAIAGSTVAWCIRRPLVLAISGTALLLVLGAVCFGIFTQMGWVPGAAPAVAAIAAGGAVIAYRAYRI encoded by the coding sequence ATGCTGGGAATCTTGCTCAACAGACGCTACAGGATTATTCAGGTGTTAGGCAGCGGTGGCTTTGGACAGACCTATGTTGCAGAGGATATTCAACAACCTGACAACCCCAAATGTGTCGTTAAGCAGTTCAAGCCTGCCCGTCAGGATCAGGATTTTCTCCATATTGCCCGCCGCCTCTTTTCTACGGAAGTTGCCACATTGAGAAAATTGGGCAGCCATGATCAAATTCCTTCGCTGGTGGATGATTTTGAGGAGGATCACGAGTTTTATCTGGTTCAGGAGTATGTGGAAGGGCAACCGCTGAGTAAGGAACTGGATAGCGTTCAGCGGTTAGATGAACCGGGGGTAATGGATCTGTTACGGGATGTATTGCACGTTCTGGAGTTTGTTCATCACAACCAGGTGATTCACCGGGATATTAAGCCTGGAAATTTAATCCGGCGGCAGCGAGATGGCAAGTTTGTATTGATTGATTTTGGAGCCGTCAAAGAAATTCAAACTCAAATGATGGGCGAGCCAGGAGAGACGAACCTGACGATCGGGATCGGCACCCACGGTTATGGACCCAGTGAGCAATTGATGGGAAAACCCCGTTATAACAGTGACCTGTATGCCCTGGGTATGACGGCGATCGAGGCACTGACCGGATTGCAGCCCTATCAGCTACCCACCCATCCCAATACGGATGAGGTTCTCTGGCAAAAGCGAATCAAGATCAGTCCCAAACTGAAGACCATTCTGAGCCAGATGACCCGCTACCACTTTAATCAACGGTACCAATCTGCCAGGGAGGTGCTGGAGGCATTAGAGATGCCTGCGGATGCTTTTCTCAGTCAACCGACGGAAATGATTACAGAAGGGTTGACAGACAGCACACAACTGCCGCCCACGATGTTAGCCCCACCTGAATATGTCCCGTCGAGGGTGCCCGCCGCAGGGGAGAGAGGGGAACAATTCCAGCCTCGTGCATTGCTGGCGTCACTTGTTATTGGAATTGCCAGCTTTACAGTGACAGGGTTAATTTTAGGAATGCGTCAACTTGGCTGGTTACAGCCTTTGGAGTTGGCAACTTTTGATCGAATGACGCAGATCAGCCCTGATCCGGGACCAGACCCCCGGTTGCTGGTGGTGGGTATTACGGATAGGGACATTCAGACCCAAAAGCAGTTCCCGTTGTCCGATCGCACGGTTGCCCAGACGTTAAGGGTACTGAAATCCTATCAGCCAAGGGTAATTGGCCTGGATCTGCTGCGTGATATTCCCCAGGAACCGGGGAATGCGGCCTTAAGAACTGAGCTGGCTGCTCCTAATCTGGTTACAATCACTCAGATGGGGAGTGCTCAGGTCCCTGCAACACCTCCACCTCTCGGTATCCCTTTTAATCGAGTTGGATTTAATGACCTGGTTCTCGACCAGGATGGGGTGGTGCGGCGGAATCTGATGTTTGCAGATAATCAAACCACCACACTGTACTCCTTTTCGCTGCGCCTGGCGCTGGCATATCTTGCGGCAGAGGGAATGAAGCCCCAACCCAATCGGGCAAATCCGGATGTGCTTCAGCTTGGTAAAGGAACGTTTCAACCGCTGGACAGCCATACTGGAGCGTATCAGGCGATCGATGCCCGTGGCTACCAGATTCTCCTCAAATATCGCAGCCGAACGCCTGCCCGGCAAGTTAGCTTGGGCGATGTTTTGAGTGGGCAGGTCAAGCCAGAATGGGTCAAGGACAAAGTGGTGTTGATTGGGACAACCGCTGTAAGTGGCAAGGATTTGTCTTTTACCCCTTTCAGTTCAGCAGAGCAAGAAACCCCTCGAATTGCAGGCGTTCTAATCCATGCCAATTCAGTCAGCCAGATCCTGGAGGCGGCTTTCAATGGGCGATCGCTATTCTGGTATTGGTCCGATTGGGCTGAAGCGGTTTGGATTGCGGGCTGGGCGATCGCGGGTAGCACGGTCGCCTGGTGCATTCGCCGTCCCCTGGTTCTGGCTATCAGCGGTACAGCGTTGTTACTCGTTTTGGGGGCGGTTTGTTTCGGCATCTTTACCCAGATGGGATGGGTCCCTGGGGCGGCTCCGGCTGTGGCTGCGATCGCGGCAGGAGGGGCGGTAATCGCCTACAGGGCTTATCGCATCTAG
- a CDS encoding ADP-ribosylglycohydrolase family protein, translating into MLGAIAGDIIGSIYEFDNVKTKDFPLFSQESEFTDDSILTIAIADAVLGDRDYRKVLRDYFRRYPNPMGSYGSRFFVWATSGESEPYNSWGNGSAMRVSAIGFAFDDLESVLLEAQRSAEVTHNHPEGIKGAQATAAAIFLGRTGCSKAEIKSYIETNFGYDLSRTVDEIRPVYQFNESCQKTVPEAIVAFLESTDFEDAIRNAVSLGGDTDTLTCITGGMAQAFYGGVPAAIAQEVFMRLDQPLREVTEVFMEKYCQF; encoded by the coding sequence ATGCTAGGCGCGATCGCAGGCGATATCATTGGCTCGATTTATGAATTTGATAATGTCAAAACAAAAGATTTTCCCCTGTTTAGTCAGGAGAGTGAGTTTACGGATGATTCGATTTTGACGATCGCGATCGCGGATGCGGTTTTGGGCGATCGGGATTATCGGAAAGTGTTGAGAGATTATTTCCGTCGCTATCCAAATCCCATGGGAAGTTATGGTTCCCGGTTTTTTGTCTGGGCGACCTCTGGCGAATCTGAGCCTTACAACAGTTGGGGCAATGGCTCGGCAATGCGGGTCAGCGCGATCGGGTTTGCCTTTGATGATCTGGAGTCTGTATTGCTGGAAGCGCAACGCAGTGCGGAAGTGACCCACAACCATCCGGAGGGGATTAAGGGGGCGCAGGCAACGGCAGCAGCGATTTTTCTGGGGCGAACAGGTTGCAGCAAGGCTGAAATTAAGTCCTACATTGAGACGAATTTTGGCTATGACTTGAGCCGCACGGTGGATGAGATCCGTCCGGTTTATCAATTCAATGAGTCGTGCCAGAAAACGGTGCCGGAGGCGATCGTGGCTTTTTTGGAATCGACGGATTTTGAGGATGCGATTCGGAATGCGGTGTCTTTGGGAGGTGATACGGACACGCTGACGTGCATTACGGGGGGGATGGCGCAGGCGTTTTATGGGGGTGTACCGGCGGCGATCGCGCAGGAAGTATTCATGCGGCTGGATCAGCCGTTGCGGGAGGTGACGGAGGTTTTTATGGAAAAGTATTGCCAGTTTTGA